The DNA segment CAGACGGAAAGCGCAGAGGAAAGTATCGACGATGCCTATCAGCGCCTGTTTATAGGGCCATATGCCTTACCGGCTCCACCGTGGGGTTCCGTTTATCTGGATAAAGAATCGGTGGTGTTTGGTGATTCCACGCTGGCATTACGTCAGTGGATGCGTGAAAACCATATCGAGCCGCAGCTGACGCAGGCAGAACCTGAAGACCATATCGGTCTGATGCTGATGATGTGTGCATGGCTGGCGGAGAATTCCCCGTCATTGCTGAACGCATTTTTGACGGTGCATTTACTGCCGTGGGCTGCGCGCTATCTCGAATTATTGCGCCAGAAAGCTGAGCATCCGTTGTATGCGGGTGTTGCAATCCTCGCCGAATCGACTCTGACTGGCTGGCAACATGCGCTGGCGGCGGAAACACCGATAGTTGAGCTCTATTTCTAATGAGCGATTCGCAAGGGGGGATGGGCAACCGAAATGTCAGTCGTCGCGGGTTGTTTCGCGGCCTGCTGGCGTCAGGAAAGCAGGCAATTGAACAGGCTGCGATCTCTGCGACTCCAACGTTGCAGCGCCCGTTACCCCGTCCGCCGCAGGCTGTGGCAGAGCCTTCTTTCATGCTGCTTTGTAATGGCTGCGGAAAGTGTATGCAAGCCTGTCCTGTGGGGATCCTGCGTATTGAGCAAGATAAAGTCGTCCTGAGCATCGAACACGCAGAATGCGATTTTTGTGGTGCCTGTACGCAAGTTTGTGAAAGCGGGGCACTGGATATTTCTGTTCCAAGGGATACAGGATTAAGACCTATTATCCTGCCGCAGTGTCTGGGGCGCATGGATGACCTGTGTCGGATGTGCGAAATTGGGTGTCCGCGCACGGCAATATTTTTTAATCAACAGAATCATCCTTCTGTTGATACGGAAAAATGCGACGGTTGCGGAAAATGCAAACTTGTTTGTTATCATGGTGATATTAGGTTGTCACTGAAGCTTCATGATTCCTCATCGTAGCGGTTGATTAACGATTTCAATCATCGCCCTCCAGTTTGTGCTCAGGCCTCTTTTTGCCAGATTGACTTTTATTGCGCTGGTGGCATGATGCGCGCAATTTCTTCCTCTTTGTGGTCATCAACGCTCTATGTCCGCCTATTCCCGTCCCGTTTTTCTGCTGCTGTGCGGACTTCTTCTGCTGACGATTTCTATCGCCGTCTTAAACACGCTGGTCCCTTTATGGCTCAGCCACGAGCAGTTGCCGACCTGGCAGGTGGGCCTTGTCAGTTCATCGTATTTCACCGGTAATTTACTGGGAACGTTAATTGCTGGCAGTCTGATAAAACGGTTCGGTTTTAATCGCAGCTACTATTTCTCCTGCTTCCTGTTTGCGGTTGCGACAGCTGGTCTGGCGCTTTCCATGAGTTTCTGGAGCTGGATCGGGGCACGTTTTGTGGCCGGTGTTGGATGTGCGCTTATTTGGGTGGTCGTGGAGAGTGCGCTGATGCGCAGCGGAACGGTGAAGAACCGTGGGCAACTGCTGGCGGCGTACATGATCATGTATTACATCGGCACTGTCGT comes from the Enterobacteriaceae bacterium Kacie_13 genome and includes:
- the dmsD gene encoding Tat proofreading chaperone DmsD → MSAESISLTGKILGAMLFYPPGSQKVHPLVELLKSNDWVPLWPCATEEAKALAAAMFSQTESAEESIDDAYQRLFIGPYALPAPPWGSVYLDKESVVFGDSTLALRQWMRENHIEPQLTQAEPEDHIGLMLMMCAWLAENSPSLLNAFLTVHLLPWAARYLELLRQKAEHPLYAGVAILAESTLTGWQHALAAETPIVELYF
- a CDS encoding 4Fe-4S dicluster domain-containing protein, which produces MSDSQGGMGNRNVSRRGLFRGLLASGKQAIEQAAISATPTLQRPLPRPPQAVAEPSFMLLCNGCGKCMQACPVGILRIEQDKVVLSIEHAECDFCGACTQVCESGALDISVPRDTGLRPIILPQCLGRMDDLCRMCEIGCPRTAIFFNQQNHPSVDTEKCDGCGKCKLVCYHGDIRLSLKLHDSSS